In Anas acuta chromosome 25, bAnaAcu1.1, whole genome shotgun sequence, the genomic stretch AACACTCCGGCACCCCTGTGCTGGCAGTTTGGGTTGCTGGCTCTTCATCCCCTATTAATCGTCTTCTTTTGCTCCTTCTTTTCTCAGCGTCTTTGCAGTTGAATTCTGCAGACCTTTGCTGACAAGCTGTAGGACGAGCCATTGATCCAGgctgaaaacacagcactggTCCTTCGCTGTCAACAAATTCGGCCTTTTCTGCTTGATCGCTTTCTGAACTGAAGCACATTTCACTGACTGTGTTAAGATCTGTCCTCTGGAAAACGTGCTCTTCTGTATTGCTCTGAACACTTTGACTCTTACTGCTTTTGACTGGATTCTGTCTTAACACGCTTTCTGCCCCTGCATCAGTTGACGCTGTCTTTTCACTTCCCCGCTCTCCCTTTTGTGGTCTGCTTTTGCCTTCACTGCTAGCAGCGCCCATTCTTACCGGTGTCATCAAATTCCCTTGGTTAGCAACCTGTGAAACATCCTGACAGTCCCCAGAGCGCACACATTCAGCACTGCTGACAGTGCACGACACGGGACTAGCACAAGCAGACTCACAGTTCTTCATCTTCTCTTCCTCACAAACATTACTCAAGTTCTCGGcagttttctcttcctgcaAGTTTTCTGTATTGAAGTATTTACTATGCCTTTTTTCTACCTGATCAGCACAGGACATTTTTAGCTTCTCAGATGCAACGTCATCTATTTCACATGCTTTCCTGGGAGCAGAATAAAGGCTGAAGGACAGACGCTTTGAATTCCTAAATATATTGCGCAGATACTGCGTGTCTTGCTCACTGTCCTCAGATTCCTTGGCCAGTTCTGACACATTTTTAGCCATCGGTGACTTTTCAGTTCTGAGGCCCTCTGGAACATTTTGTGTACTGTGCTCTTTGTCCTGGGGTAAAGTAGGACACGATTCAGCCCTCTTCCCTTCAGGCAGGTGGGAAGCAGTTTGCACAACAGCCTTTGAAGGAGGCTGGTGGAGGAAAGGGTTACCCAGCACCTCACCTTCTTCTGAACCTGCTCTGGGTGAAGAGGAATTCAAATCTGAATGCTGGTGTGAAGGTGCAGGATTGAATAGACGTTTTCCAGTTTCTGCAGTCTCAGATGAATTTTTTGGACTCATCTGTATTGCGTTTGCTTCTAGATCAGCACTCTCCAGGTTGGTGAGTGGCTTGCAACTCGATATATCCTGCTGCTCACACAGGTCTTTGCATTCAGAATCACAAACTAACACAGTCTTTTCAACCCCAAAGACAGGCCCTTCCTGGTCACCGTCGTATTTGCTCGCTTCTTTAATTACTGCCCTTTTTGCTGTCTCTTTTGtcatttcttcagaaagtaACTGGAGCCTCCTGCTGCGCCTGACTTGCCGTTGCTCAGAATCAGCATTCCGTGGTTCTTCACTGCTTGGGTAGCTCTCAATCAGCGTCTCAGCTGGATCAGGGGAAGCAGAGTTTTTATCCACTACTAACTGTAAAGCACACATAGTCCTAGTTGAACGTCTGCATCTTTTTGCTGCAGAACTTGGATTTTTAGTGCTCTTCTGATCAGAGTTATTCAGTTCTAGCTCTCCAGAGTGCTCACACGTCACCTTTTCAGTAGCATTTTTCGACATGGATGCTCCTTCCTCAAATTCTGCTAGCGTACTACcctttcttttctcaggtgGGGGATTCTCCTTACCAGCAGAactttcttcacattttttcttttcagcatctCCAAGGCACGAGTTAACACTTTGAGGGCATCCACCTGCCTCTTCTACATCTTTTTTCTTGATGAAGTCCTCAGGCTGTAGGTGACGGACAGACTTCCTTTTTCGTTTTAGGCTATCTTTTCTGGAATTATTCAGGCACTCCTGAACAGCAGGCACATCTTCCTTTTTTGTAGTAGGTAAAATCTCTCTCAGGATAATAGGGGGATTTgacttcctctctctctcataTGTTTTAccaaatattttgtctttgatgttgtctgttttttctttggaCCACCTCTTGTTCCCTTCAGACACTGTAGTTTCCATGAAACCCACCACAGGGCTGGTCTTCTCTGAAATACATGAATCTTTATCCGATAAAGCATCTCCTTCACCTGAAACATCACTTGCCTCAGCAGGATCATCATGGGATGAATTGGAAGATAGAATCTCATCGCTTTTTGAAAACCATTCATTGACTTTCTGAATGCTTCGTTTCAATCTCTTCCTAGACACCTGATGCAGCGTAGGACAGTGTGGTGTCTCTGGCTGAAGGAGCTTCTCCAGAGGAGATTCTTTTTCAGAATTGTTCTCAGATTCACACATTTCCACATCTTCCACACTTTGCACAACAGCATctatttccttgcttttacCCGGTCTGTTCTCTGAACTATCTTCTAAATCAAACTCTTGGCTTTTATTACTGCACCGAGTTTGCTCTGCACCCGTTTCTTCTGCATTCTTAGAAAGAGACGTGTCCCCATCCTTTAAGGGACTGGCATTATTTGCTCTGTCACACCTCTCTGTCAGCAGGTCTGGGGAAAGAATGTTTAAAGGAGAACTCTGGCATTCCATCTCGTTCACTTGATCAGGATTTGCATGTTCAGCGACACTCTGCGTGCTTTTCTTGCTGAAGGCTTCCTTTGAGAAATCACTTTCACCTGAAGATTTATAAGCATTATGAATTATTAAGCCCTATTTTAAATGCACAGGAACAATGACAAGCTTAATGGCTTCTATTTGGTTTTAAAAGAACAGTTGTTTCCCTCCAAAACAGGATGCTATAATGTACAAGCCTCTCTCCAGAGGAAGGTGAAAATATCAGATTACACAATGCATGTTCATTCAACTACTTATGCAAATTACCAGACAAAGCTTTTGTGTTCTGAGGGACAATATAATGGCTTAAATAGACCAAAGGATCTTTGCACTTTGATCaagtttattttcccttccgTTTCTGTGTGCAGAATGTGCACAGTAAGTGCCTAGTCTACAGGCAGTCTTCTACTACACTGTCACTAGCTGTAGGCATCAACAAAACTACAGAACACAAGACTacaagaataaagaatatatatttaatagtgTGAAATCAAAGTGTTAACTCGTGGTCTTTCTTCCAAGCTTTCCTCTCAACCATTTTTATCACTAAATTAACGAACATACCTATGACATTTGGTAGAATTATTTCTTTAGCTCTCAGCTCTGTAGGTCGTGTATTGCAAGAATATTCATTCCCCTTCTCGGGGCTCTTAGGTTCTTCTAGCTTTTCTTCAGATGAAATCTGAACCACTTCTTTGTTTCCTAACCTGTTGGGAAGgtttgtgaaaggaaaaaaaaaaaaatctactttcaTTACAGAGCTAACCACGATTTGACACAATAGGAGACTTAATTTAATTTCCCCTTATTGCTGTTGGAAATAGCTTTTACAGAAATTAAGCTGCTGAGTAAAGACAACCATGCATGACTGACACTGGCCACAACTACATCCCTTCAGGATTTCAGATACTTTAACAGCCTCCCCCCCAGTCCTgaacttgattttattttctaaggcATACTACAAGCTTTTATTCTGAAGCATTatgtaaaagacaaaatatttagaaaacagCTTGGCAGAATACCATATGACAAACTAACAGGAATCAGCTAGCCATTCTACCCTGATGTCCCAAAGCTGAAAACCACTTGAGAGCTTGAAGACTCCTGTCAGTCCTATGTTAATTAACTAAAGCAGAGTAATGGGCATACTGAACTgtcatcttcagaaaatacaaattccTTAATAACCCTTACTTACCCAGTATTGCCTGCCTGTTTGCAAAGCTCTTCAGATGAATCAGTGCCTAAAAACAAATCAGCTGTTATTCTGCATGAAAGGATTCAGAGAAAGGCGACTTGTCAGTGTTTACTATCACAGAGGCTCGTGCACTTAATTCTTTCCAAAGGCAGATGCTTTCAACTTTCATCATATCAGATCAAGTTCAATTGACATAATTATCACAATTTCAGTGCACAAGTATCTACATAGCTCCAGCATAAAGGTCTGCTTCCTGTTCCAGGGGATgaggtt encodes the following:
- the BRCA1 gene encoding breast cancer type 1 susceptibility protein; the protein is MDLAVVAAGEVQNVLSAMQKNLECPICLDVVKEPVSTKCDHIFCRFCMYKLLSKKKKGVVQCPLCKTEVTKRSLTENSRFKQLIEGLLEAIHAFELDTGVKFLNSHCLPKSSTEATAAKLPCNESSVIQSKGFRNRKRSAKENEQENCSLQGANMDVQRADISVKRCSLRNRNQKHDLEKGVFIELGTDSSEELCKQAGNTGLGNKEVVQISSEEKLEEPKSPEKGNEYSCNTRPTELRAKEIILPNVIGESDFSKEAFSKKSTQSVAEHANPDQVNEMECQSSPLNILSPDLLTERCDRANNASPLKDGDTSLSKNAEETGAEQTRCSNKSQEFDLEDSSENRPGKSKEIDAVVQSVEDVEMCESENNSEKESPLEKLLQPETPHCPTLHQVSRKRLKRSIQKVNEWFSKSDEILSSNSSHDDPAEASDVSGEGDALSDKDSCISEKTSPVVGFMETTVSEGNKRWSKEKTDNIKDKIFGKTYERERKSNPPIILREILPTTKKEDVPAVQECLNNSRKDSLKRKRKSVRHLQPEDFIKKKDVEEAGGCPQSVNSCLGDAEKKKCEESSAGKENPPPEKRKGSTLAEFEEGASMSKNATEKVTCEHSGELELNNSDQKSTKNPSSAAKRCRRSTRTMCALQLVVDKNSASPDPAETLIESYPSSEEPRNADSEQRQVRRSRRLQLLSEEMTKETAKRAVIKEASKYDGDQEGPVFGVEKTVLVCDSECKDLCEQQDISSCKPLTNLESADLEANAIQMSPKNSSETAETGKRLFNPAPSHQHSDLNSSSPRAGSEEGEVLGNPFLHQPPSKAVVQTASHLPEGKRAESCPTLPQDKEHSTQNVPEGLRTEKSPMAKNVSELAKESEDSEQDTQYLRNIFRNSKRLSFSLYSAPRKACEIDDVASEKLKMSCADQVEKRHSKYFNTENLQEEKTAENLSNVCEEEKMKNCESACASPVSCTVSSAECVRSGDCQDVSQVANQGNLMTPVRMGAASSEGKSRPQKGERGSEKTASTDAGAESVLRQNPVKSSKSQSVQSNTEEHVFQRTDLNTVSEMCFSSESDQAEKAEFVDSEGPVLCFQPGSMARPTACQQRSAEFNCKDAEKRRSKRRRLIGDEEPATQTASTGVPECLVAETLEETFKGDCSDTSETPDGLMCSDDDSEENVSFCEAPRKDSSAVFVKSALVKERDHGGVSSQPRSTGIQRARRRAQKLQSSSEESSEDEDLPCFQALIFGKSASTPLQTNKQVTSAVGSSGNPNTLPRGGSREDKVQKTPEAALSNGCASPSQESECSVNLFSSQSNVSEESAEGAQEPKKPLLQVHASKQQSNVSESKETLQSCTGRLKRRKTNSKDECQEDPNLGEASGYDSETSHVEDSCGPFSQGEILSTQQKNAMQNNLKKLQQEMAALEAVLQEHGSQDSEPLPACRELLGPRSERILAVEQTRQRGAESTSEGSLENHKCSTSKGFSADEVHAIPSDSSNSEVKELEIERSPELPYPSLKSSWSKRPDLEEDLRHDSVVEHKAPQETKPVQEAVQEYSQSEEENADEKSGTKLNKASVLNDLCGNVTRSPHASSSFVKPPHLQTAEATNSSAVAQNDNKSHSQGCKSKRSVCFPTSVLHNASGKENATNPVVTNRKKMSIVASGLKQSEHMVVQKFARKTQSTFSNHITDGTTHVIMKTDKELVCERTLKYFLGIAGRKWVVSYQWVVQSFKEGMILDEENFEVRGDVINGRNHQGPKRARQSLTEKIFKDFEICCYGPFTDMTTGHLEWMVELCGASVVKQLHLFTHKTNSTAVVVVQPDAWMEGTSYKAIQQKNNVAVVTREWVLDSVACYECQELDAYLVS